The Scylla paramamosain isolate STU-SP2022 chromosome 47, ASM3559412v1, whole genome shotgun sequence DNA window tgtgtgtgtgtgtgtgtgtgtgtgtgtgtgtgtgtgtgtgtgtgtgtgtgtgtgtgtgtgtgtgtgtgtgtgtgtgtgtgtgtgtgtgtgtgtgtgtataaaaaaTTGGATCCGTTACATTAAATAAAACCCTTTGCttgttaagtctctctctctctctctctctctctctctctctctctctctctctctctctctctctctctctctctctctctctctctcatcatcatcatcatcaatccacctatttatgtctctctcttcctgtgcttctccatctcttgtctccctaattctctctcccttctctcccttccatctcctctctatgtatgtgtgtatgtatgtatgtatgtatgtatttatgaatgcatgtatctatctatctatctatctatctatcattcttcctttaaaaattatgattatcgactcctctctctctctctctctctctctctctctctctctctctctctctctcagacattcactaagaaaaagaaagaaaataaaagaaaaaggagaaaataagttaGCTCACCTTAACAATTATCTCtaaatgtttttaatttttttttatttatcgcagagagaaagacaaaaaagaaagaaaagaaaaaaaaaaagttagctcATTTTAACACACTTATTTCAAATTCTCTTTAAAATCTCTACTACCAaattttgaatctctctctctctctctctctctctctctctctctctctctctctctctctctctctctctctctctctctctcctattgcactccctctcttcttcctcatctttctctttctctccctgtgcTTCTCCATCTCTCGCCTCCAcaattctctctcccttctctcccttccatctcttctctcctctcatccctctctttctcttcttcccttttcgtaTCGTGTTTTcgtatttctcctctcccctctttatttttttctctccttcctctttctttccctctctctttcctctcttcctttatcctaACATCCaaatcgcctctctctctctctctctctctctctctctctctctctctctctctctctctctctctctctcttcagatgACTGACACAAATGgcggtaaaaataaataaataaacaaataaatagataaataaatagataaataaataaataaactgctctaatattgtgttgttttgttgttgttgttgttaatgttattgttgtttttaagttTGCTTTGACTTCCTCAGTAGTcttgcatggtggtggtggtggtggtggtgtagagcCATGTTGAGTGTTGCTGTCTGCCTATCCTAGcgtaacaaaacaacacacactaacattTAAACTGCCCCGAATCTCAATATGAAGCACAAATTTGAAGCCAGCAGTGACACCAGGAGAAATAGAGAGCCTTGAGCCATTTTGAACCTCTGAGCAGCTGTAGTCATCCTATTCCCTCCCTAAGATCGTGGATGGGTCACTGGAGATGCACCTGACAAGCTCAACCAACAGCAGTAAGGGCGTCAAGAATTCTTAGGCAACACATAAGAAGGATCGTATTCAGCACCACTTCCGGGCACCACCGCCACTTCATTCCaagggctctagttgaagtgacatgggtttttaggggtgttttttacggttctagtgagagtaacaagatttctacatcattaaagGGAGAAGCATCTCTTGAAAACTCGTCTAATCAACTTTGTGGCCTTGAAATGAGCAGGGTGAATTTCAAGGGTGAATTTTCAATGTGGCCGGTGAAAGAGCAGGGTGATTTCAAGagttttttatgattctagtgacagattaacaacatttccacattattaacaggaaaaccACACTTGTGAACCTATCCATCGGGccccaacacacccacactgAGGAATCAAAGCAGAACCACTTCACGCACCACTGCCACTCGGAACGCTAAGCAGTAGACACCAATTAACATTTCTGCTAATCACGTGCTGTCAGATCCCAACACAGCTACAACCACTCCACATTGCCTTTGCCAGTGAGAACGGTAAACAGCATGCATCAATAAGCATTCCAACCAAccatgcactcctcctcctccttctcctcctcctcctcctcctcctcctcctttcctcgttcTAATAGTCAGGAGTTAGCGCCACCAGTTATTTCCGTCGCTCGCCCAGCCAACACTCTCACATCCCAACACAGCCTAGATGCACTACCGGACCCAACACAGAACGCCTTGTACACAGAAGCTGGTTTAGCATATGATGAGGTGCTAGGTGTAAGGTAATGAAGGAACGGGCGGGGCAGTGAAGTGCAGGTGACTGAGGAtgagaggggtggtggtggtggtgtacctGTGGCTGATTAGTGCTTGGTCAGGTGAGAACTGTGatagctgattttttttttcttttttttcttttttttttttttttttttttacataagaaaGGCAATGTCCAAAGGCAACTAAACATGTGAAAgataaaggcccactgaggcgcaagtccctaaagaaaggtcaaaagtgtTATCTAAGCCTCCCCCCTTgcaagagttcaagtcacaggaaggaggaaatacagaagcagtaggcaggcagttccagagtttaccattgAAAGGGATGCAAGATTGAGAACACTGACAAACTCTTGCACTGCTATACTGAAACTGGttatccatcacacacacacacacacacacacacacacacacacacacacacagtcaaagcgaaaggaagataaagtaaGGAATTTTCTATGatattaactaaaaaaaaaatattaaaaatgaaaacaaatcacgaagaaaaatacgaaaattcagttagaaaatattaaaagaatagaaatttatatcgtctctctctctctctctctctctctctctctctctctctctctctctctctctctctctctctctctctctctctcagcagatcACATAATCACACTCCATTAGGCTGCAGATGTGTAACCTTCCATGTCTGATTAGCAACTGAGGGAGCCCCGGGGGAATAGGTGGGCGTGGCTAACTCCCGAGGGGGCGGAGTCTGCAGCATCTCCGTCATCCCATTGGCCGGGAGAGGAAGTCGCGGGGCCTTCCACCAATCAGAGAGTAGCAAGGGAACATCAATGCCTGAGGAGCGTTTCTATTGGCTAGTGGCGTCTGATGGGGGACTCGGACGTGATTCTGATTGGCTGGCAGTGTGATGATGAGAGActgagtggtgggtgggtgagagagagagagagagagagagagagagagagagagagagagagagagagagagagagagaggttcttttagatttacatatttattcattttgtcatgtagtatatatttttatttgctctctctctctctctctctctctctctctctctctctctctctctctctctctctctctctctctctctctctctctctctctcgttaagaagactcattcattttctttctttttcctttcagtaaTTCTGTCAAAAGGGCTTAAAtgattcatctttatttatttattcatcttctttatcctacttatttcattcatatattccttctatttcttaccactttttaattgttttttatcaataattcgtgtgtgtgtgtgtgtgtgtgtgtgtgtgtgtgtgtgtgtgtgtgtgtgtgtgtgtgtgtgtgtgtgtgtgtgtgtgtgtgtgtgtgtgtgtgtgtgtgtgtgtgtgtgttgacttttCCTATGTCCTATAACGGGTAAATTAGAATAATGTAGCTAGCTTATAATAACGACAAtgcaaatagtagtagtagtagtagtagtagtagtagtagtagtagtagtagtagtagtagtagtagtagtagaaataataataataataataataataataataataataataagaagaagaagaagaagaagaagaagaagaagaagaagaagaagaagaagaagaagaagaagaagaagaagaagaagaagaagaagaagaagaagaagaagatgaagaagaagaaaaggaaacaggataCAACTGGTGAcgctgacaacaacaacaacaacaacaacaacaacaacaacaacaacaacaacaacaacaacaacaataacacacacacacacacacacacacacacacacacacacacacacacacgtgaaccAGCGCATCCCATCCCGCCCCAGCGCAGTCCAGCCCCGCACATCTTGTCAACACGCGACCAAAGAAAACGGATTCGCGCCACAGTTTTTAAGGTAGACACAACTATTTGTAAAGCCTGTCCAGCTGTGTGTATAGatggtattcagaaacgctttccTCTCTTGCCACGACTGTTTGCAAGGGCCACACAGATAATTAGCAGGTGTCtgaagtgtttctcctgctaataatgtagaataAAATGTATGTTATTGACACCAAGACAAgagttatgtatttttttacattaaagttatcataaaaataaataaataaataaataacaccgcTGTATTTCAAGTGGCAGCGGTTACCCACGACAACGCTTCCTGATGCCACTCcggccagcaccaccaccctcgCTGGGCATCGCTTCAGCAGCTGTCACCTCAGTACAAGGGCTGTCATCGAGCGACCTTCACTGCACTGCTAAAAAGATTCACTCAGCTTCCCTGTTATAATTTTCCTCTACTACTGTCTTCCTCTACTACTGTCAACATTTCAGCAGTGGAATAATTGGGTTTTCAAGCGCGTTTAATTTCCGGTGGCTCCATGCCTGAAGGTGTGCGTTGGAGTGGTCCAGTCCAAGGAGCCAACAGGGCCCAGTAGCTGTTTACATTTCCCGCCAAACCGATTCGCACCCCGCACGCTGAATGGCTGAAGTGAACGAGGCGCAGCTAAGAACATGGTAGTTACACTGGTCGAAAAAGCAAGCCAGTTAAAGGCCCATGCACACACATCAGTGGCGTAACAGTGCCGCGTTAGTTGTGACAGTGAAGTCCGTGACGCTGCAGTGACGCTGTCCACACATGCGTGCTGTGTGGTGGCAGTGATTTCCGAGGTGGCAAAGTTTTCAGACGTTGAATTGGCAGTGAGTGGCATGTACTTTGTATGAAGAGGACGCGGCTGAGCACAAGCTGGAGAAAAGGAAGTGGGTAGGCTTTCATGCAgcgtggaagaaagagaatgtgaAGAAGTCTGCGGCTCAGTGCAAGGCGTTAACTGATGATGGAGCTAAATTTCTTCAAATACGTTGTTTGAAACTGCTGCCCATGTAGAGTGGCTGTCCAAACCATGCAGGTCAGTGTGATTCCCAGCCAGTTCATTGGGCAGTCCACCAGGCACTGCTGTGGACAAACGCCACTCGTCCAGCGTCCgtgaaacacaaaaaaaatatcattgtgGCGaagatatatacatttatttatttatctattttatttatttacattttattcaGGGAACGGAGGCGGAAGTGACACGGAGACTCAAACAAGTGTGAATGTTGCTGCCGAATCCAAAGCAACGGTACTTTTTCCCACCGACACTGACGCACTGAGCGGACAAGGCACTCGCACgtcactggtgtgtgtgtgtgtgtggatgaccTTAACAATGCTTCGTTAGTGGTCTTCGTAACCTGAGCCTCGGTGTAGTGAAGATACTTGTAGGCCCTGAGGTGTTGCTGCGAGTGTCTTTGAGAATACACCTCCGTGATAAGGCCGGGAAAGGACTCTGCATAGTTACCCACAATTCCAACACTGTTAACTAATACTGGTTCATGTTTACGAGTTAGATTCCACAAATTTACGAAAAACATCTTAACATCATCCTAATTTCCAAGACAAATCTACACTACACATCGACACTAGTGCCAAATCTAGTTTACTGTGATGACAATTATCTGCACTCACTCAGGCACCAGCTGCAGCAGAAGCGAGGCACGGGAGGGGCTGCCACAAGTGTTATCACTATTTGTTTCTCGACAGGGCACTCACAAGTCTCCGCCATGTCGGTCCCGCGGAAAATGCATTCAAGCTCGCCTCAATTTGTCGACATCTCTCAAAAGTATCTTATTTGATCAGaatcagtggaaaaaaaattcattctAAATATCACGAATTATATttagaacattataaaaaaaaaacgaacgtaTAAGAAAAGtaggacaaaagaaaagaaaatggtattcaCAGTTTTGACAACAATTCACATTATATCGTCATTTTTTAGTAATTTGATATGTTTTGACATAAGTATAACCCACTATCACTCtactccccccaaaaaaaaagtattgtgtgCGAAATGAGCAAAATAGAGTGGAATAATCCCTGTAGAATGAGAGCAAACTGGACACgaggaagaatgaaataagCGTGACAAAGATACAACAAATGAAGTACAGAGAGCGTAAGATTTTTGAAGAAAGGCAAAGGTGAGGTTTTGAAAAGTATGTGAGGAACCCTTGAGGTCTCCACCCGAGCCTTGAAGCCTTTCACGCCACCAACAAGCCTGGAGAGGGTGGGCAAGGTAGACTGAGGAGGTGTGGGTATAAGAGGATGGCAGTGCTCGGGTGAGAAGAGCTAATCAAAGAGGGAACGCACTGCAACAccgcggtcatatggcgccgcggAGACAAAgggacagaaaaaataaataaataaaagttttggaTAACGCTTTTGTCCCCCCCACTCCTTTCTTTtgtgactggcacctcagtgggcgtGTTTTAGATGGATTTTGTTGAAATGGTACTCCTAACATGGTGATGtatcaaacagcaacagataacacacaggatgatgatgatgatgatgatgatgatgatgatgatgatgatggcgatgatgatgacgatgatgataacgatgcaACAAGCAGCTCACAAGGAAGGGTGAAGTGGAACACCTGCCCTGCCTGCTGGTGTCTTCGCCGTGGCTGGACTGCAGGACTTGCTTTCCATCAAGGACACGTGAAAACACTTCCACAAAAGCCAGTCACCTCCTGCACAGCCAGACACACCCACGCTAACATTCAAACAATGAACGATAAAGTTTAAagtttttattcatataaaaTTAAACCATTACACACGTCCTCTTTAATTATTCTGAAAGCCTCACATTAAGGCACCAACACCTTAATAGTTATCCCAATTTCtgagattacacacacacacacacacacacacacacacacacatgcgtgcTCATCTCGGTTacaaataaaacttaaaaaaaaaaaaaataataaataaataaataaataataaaaaaaatcaataagagCCATCACTGCAgcatcacacaaacacaaacacttgtCTGCTACATCACACAAACCTGGAGGACAGTGACAGGCAAGAAGGGATGTCtattataataaaatataaataaaaaaccaTAAATACTAAAaccatataaaaataataaaaatacaaggtGTTTAAACAAAAGCATTGCAACAGTATcctacaaaacaaaatacacttttctgtaaaCCTCCTACAAAACctggagacagacaggcagggtgGGGAGGCTGACCACACCGCTCCCGTGACACAACACAGGTACCTTCAGCAGTGACCAAGCTCTGGCAGTGAGGCAAGGCAGTGACCCACCACCCCATGCCGCAGTGGTGAGTCGGGGATGCAATCACAGCCTGGGGGAAGTACATGGCACCATCAGTGGgccagtgggctttttttttttcattggagttttgttgcccttggccggtgtctctcctacataataaaaaacaaaaaaaatcactacTAAGGTCACCACCAGGGCACCAGATGGCCAGTGAAGGGGGTGGTGGCAAGGTGAAGGGCAGGAAGTGAAGGACAAGATCTCACTGGGTCTTTCAGTCTTCACtgtgcttcctcctctcctctgctggGAGTCTGTACTTGCTGATGTACTTGTTCTCCCTCCAGGGCTTCCACATGGGTACTTTGTCTCTCGTTTCCTTGGCCCAGACGTCCTTCATGAAGGGGAGCTTCTTGACACAGGTGTGGTGGGGCAGCAGGGCATGGTGTAGCTGCAGAGGGTGGGTGGCTGGCCTCTCGTCCTGCCTCTGTTTATCCTTATCCCTTGCTGCGTCTGCTCCACCTACTGCCGCTGATGTATTTGCTTCAGTTCCTGTCCCTGGTCCTCCCCCTGCAGCTGTTGTTGCAGTCAtcgttctccctcttcctgcagCAATGGGCATTAGTGCAGGTGTTACAGGTGCTCCCCTGGATCCTCTGGATGCAGGTGTTGCCTGAGGTACCTGTGGGATCAGTGAGTGTCAGGGTGGCATGGCAAGACACACAACTCCAGGACAAGTGGTAGGCTTGGGGCTGTACATCTGTGTGGAGTGGTGCACTACATGCTGgcctgtttgtgttgtgtgcaCCTGTCACCACTGGTCTGCCAAGAGAGAACCAACAAACAACAGTACCACAGTCCACCCACACCCTAGGCAtggtgcttttttctttcttatgtaagaggggcactggtcaagggcaacaacagGTTAGAAAAAAGGCTCACTGTGGTGCAGTCCATATAGAGAGAAGTCacaggattatccaaaattggaaGACACatatcttgaaaccttcctcttgaaggagttcaagtcacaggaaggaggaagtacagaagcaggcagagaattTTGAGCTTActagaaaagggatgaatgatttagaatGCTGGTCAACTGCTGCAGCACATGCCAGTGCAGTCTGCCCACATCAGCCACCATCACTGAATTACTGAGATACATTCTGGAGCAACACAAACTGAAGAGTAATAACACGACAAGAAATGCAAGGCGTGGCTTACCTCAGCAAGACCAGGAGCAGCAGAGGTGGCCGAGGGTGGATGCCTCTCCATCCTCTGGATCaactctctctctgatggccCGCCTCAAACAGCTGCCCCTCAAGCTTGCTGCCAAGCTCCTCCACCCTGGCAGTGCATTTCTTCAGTTCACTGTACATTTCATCACACTCCTTCCTGGCCTTCTGTGTGGCCTGCTCCTCCTTGGTGGCCTTCATCTTCCACTCCCTCGCCTTGGCCAGGATGCTGCTGCACCACCTCAGCTCACTCTCCAGCTTAATTCTTGCCTTTCTCTGTGAGGTACAGCTTGTTCTGTagctccatcaccaccacttggGTCAAGATGCTGCTGCTGGACATGTAGCAGTTAAGTTCTGCCTTGGCTTtggcctcttcctcctgctgctgctgctgctgctgctgtgtggaCCAGCCAGTCGGTTCATAGATGGTGGAGTCGCCAGGGCCGGCTTCCTGTTGTCTTCACAGCTCCCCCTTCAGGTGGGAGATCTTTCTCTCCACAACCCTCAGCTCCAACATCAGCAACTTCACCTTCCTTACGGAGGCATCATTGGCCATCAGGCAGAACCTGAGTTCATCATTCTTCCGCTTTGCAGTAGCCAGGCACTCGCTGAGGTTACCAGCTTTGCTGTGGTGAGTTGCTACTGCTGCCATACAGATGGGAGGCTTTCCAGTGGCTGCATTTCACTGGGACTCCTGCTGCGTGTTGCCCGTTTTTGTGGTCGTGCGAAGAATGCCCAGAGCTGCTGTGTGTTTTGAGGAGgctgttatattttttcttgccTCTGCACCTCACTCCCCAACTGTCCAATGTAAGCAGTTTCCTCCTCTGCTAATTTTTCATTAATGgaactttccttttccttcatctgtctTAAAGTACCTTGTAAACTACCAATCCTGTTCTGCAGCTGAACCTTCTGCTCAAGCACACACAGCTGTTGTCTGACCTCCAGTGTGTCTGAGGCAGCCTGGGCAGCACCCACAGGAACCACCACTGAGGTCTCAAAGGTTTCATTCAGCAATATCAAATTCATTCCAGCCAGTCACTGAGGAGCTGCTCAGGATGGCTCAGATGATGGACTTgcattttctacttcttgttcaGGTGCTGTGACCAACTCTTCAATCTGTGACTCTTGGTGGTCTCCAAATTCTTCCCTTGACATGTTTTCTGATGCAGCCTGATCCTGCTCCACTTCTCTTAACTCCtccacacactcatcacacacaGCTTCTGATATACAAGTGTCTGGAGGAGTCCTGGTCTTCCTCTCcactgtagcagcagcagcattcagATCCAGAATTTCATTACTTTCCTGTGCAAGTAGCTCCAGCAGTCCTTTCAGCTCCTTCACCTCCGTGTTGTTGGAGTGAGGGTCAAAGCTGAGGAAGGACACACCCAGCATGGTGTTCTCGCGCCACCCACTCTGCCCCGGCACACCTGATGGAGCAACATTCTCAaggcaggagaagaaggagaggcagAGCATTTCACTCTTGCTGTTCAATCAACCTCAATTTTTCACAGGTGGCAAGCTTGGTTTTACAATCTGCCCTGAGCCGAGAGTGTGCCTCCTCCACAGCCTTGTGCACGGCCTCCTCAGAGCTTCCGTGGGGCAGAGAGGGGCAGGCACATGTGGTGCTCTGTTCTGGCTGTCTTGAGGACATGGCATGAAGGACACAGTCTCCCATGAAGGACTTGTGAGTCTCCCATGTGTTGAGCTCTTTTTCACCTCAGCAGTGTTCTGGAAAAACAATAAAGCAAATTAGCAGAATCTTTATCTGTATACggagataagtaaatagaagGACTACATTAGTCATGTCTATActgcaatggtggtggtggtgatgttaatgtTGAGTGAGGCAAATCTCATCATTGTGTCAACATGTCCAAACACTTTCTTGTCCACCAGGAACTGTTCTGTCACCTTGCCACGCCACCTGTCATCTGCCGCCACCTTTGCCTCGTGCACTACTCTCTGCTCGCTTCCTGGCTCACACAAAGTACTGAGGCTCACACAGGTGGTGGCAATGACAGTGACAGTGTGCTgggagggaatggtggtggtgtgatggcagtgctgatggtggtgatagccGTGCCAGTACCTGCAGGTAGTGGTCTGTGGCACAagccacctgctgctgctgctgctgctgctgctgctgctccatcACCTGCTGTGTTCCTGCAGCACTGAGTTCCACCTTCAGAGTCTCCACCAGAGGCTGTGCAGGGGAAGGTGCATCAGTGAGTGGTTGTGTTTAACATTAATGAAAACATGCCACATCCTGCTCCCCTGTCTGATCACCCTGGCATCAGGCAACACACCCTTAATCTCTGCACCAATAAAACAAACCAGCACTGGCCCGAGAAGTTCTACTAGGAGCAAGATCACGAGAAAGATGCAAAATGGCAAAACAAATGTGATGGATTTAAAAGGATAACAACTTCCAAAAATGGGAGGAATGTTGGAGATCAAAATAATATCCATTCCAAgccattcctcccttcacttcccaaCTTACCAATCATGGACACAAAACATGGACCACTCAAATGTTCCCCCTCTATGAACTAGAGCCAATCAATTCCTGCACCTGTACAACACTGACAGACAATGCCAAGACTCACCTGGCTGCCTCAGGGTCCCCGGGAGACAGCGTCAAGACAAGTAACAAAGGAGTGCCTGCCTGGAGTGGCCACACAGATGGGTTCCTGTAGTGCCTGTATGGTGTCAGAGAGGGCACACAACAAGTCCTGGGAGATCActgtgcttccctcctcctctcctctctgacATAAACTCaatgggagaagaaagacactcctccccctctccttccacctgctgctgctgcctcctccaATCTCTTCTCTCAGTACCTCCACCTATGAAAAAATTACCATTTCCTAATTTCTGACTTTCTATCCAAgctactcaacacacacacacacacacacacacactcctgagGCATCCCATCTCTTTTACAGCGAATCTCCTTTGTCCCTTTATGCAATATTCTCTTTACATTAATTCCAGTGGCCTACTCTCAGCCTAACCATACCTCATAACACTTTACCTGCTTCCTTCACCCCAcctctcacctgtccctccccctccacccaccaccactgtaGATCCAAGATATTTGAAGAGTgtgcctcctccagctcctcactGTTCAGCTTTACCttcatcccaccaccacctgcctccCTGCTGCACCTCActacttttttccacataaccttcactctccttctcctgcacACTCGACAGACTGACACCTCTGTAACTAAAGCACTCACACCTGTCCTCCTTACCTTTATACAGTCAAACTACACATACACTTCCCTACTGCAGCCCTCCAGCCACACTTCCCTCTCATTTGTCAGTGAGGGTGTTGTGTCAGAGCCTTGTCTGCACATCACTTCACCTCCTGCCTCAGCTCATGCCTCTCCTTCACTGCTTCATCTGCTGGGATGCCTGTGAAATTGTGGAGGCAGGTTAGGTTGCCATGCTAGACTGCTACCTCTCTCTGCCCACTGTTCCCCATCCCTAGCCACACCAGtcatcatccttttctctctctctcctccattgcTTCTATCCTCCCAGCCATCGccacttctctctttcctgcatCATTCTCTCCCCAGccatccctcttctccctctttcttccgtcatttctctcctcccagctatcccctcttctctctctcttctctccatcattctcttctctcagccatcccctcctctctctctttcctgcatCATTTCTCCCCCCCAGCCATTCCAGgccatctcttcttccctctaaaTCCTTCCTCACCTTCAGCAGCTCCTCCCCTAGTTTGCCGGCCTCCTGCTGCACCCCACTGTCTGCTGCTCAAGGGTGCCACTGTTCTAGGTCGTGCTGCAATGAGTGAGTTAAAAAGAAGGCACGACAACACTGCAGTCACATGGCGTTGCTACAAAATGTTCTAGGCAGCAAAAATGACAGGTTAAAATAATGACTAATAAAATTGTGGTAGGGTAAAAATATATTATGGAAAATTACAAGATACAAGAGTCGTTTTGCAAGGTAAGTCTCATGTGGGCTGTTTCTTTAAGTCAATGATGGTAgggactaaataaataaataaataaaaaccattGAATCCCATGCTGTTGTGGTACAAGACACAATCAACTTCActtcttcttacctcctccacatccctccctcactcactacaATATCCCTCCACGCCCTTtgttgagacacacacacacacacacacacacacacacacacacacacacacaatgcaaagAGGATACAAGAGGATACACCAACAGACTTATGGAGTAAAGAGGTGTAGACAGTGGGGCAGAAATAGTGGAACACATTAccaaaggaagtgtgtgtgtgtgtgtgtgtgtgtgtgtgtgtgtgtgtgtgtgtgtgtgtgtgtgtgtgtgtgtgtgtgtgtgtgtgtgtgtgtgt harbors:
- the LOC135095103 gene encoding uncharacterized protein LOC135095103 isoform X2, coding for MLCLSFFSCLENVAPSGVPGQSGWRENTMLGVSFLSFDPHSNNTEVKELKGLLELLAQESNEILDLNAAAATVERKTRTPPDTCISEAVCDECVEELREVEQDQAASENMSREEFGDHQESQIEELVTAPEQEVENASPSSEPS
- the LOC135095103 gene encoding uncharacterized protein LOC135095103 isoform X1, with product MERHPPSATSAAPGLAEVPQATPASRGSRGAPVTPALMPIAAGRGRTMTATTAAGGGPGTGTEANTSAAVGGADAARDKDKQRQDERPATHPLQLHHALLPHHTCVKKLPFMKDVWAKETRDKVPMWKPWRENKYISKYRLPAEERRKHSED